One part of the Brevundimonas sp. NIBR11 genome encodes these proteins:
- the secG gene encoding preprotein translocase subunit SecG translates to MLQTILLVAMIIISIALSGVILLQRSEGGALGMGGGPSGFMTARGAGNLLTTTTWWLGGLFVICAISLTIVGNMERANRSVVDADAVGSIALDSQPATAPTTAPAETAPAAPAAPSLDDLEASLPTAGSTPAPAPEQ, encoded by the coding sequence ATGCTTCAGACCATTCTTCTCGTCGCCATGATCATCATCTCGATCGCCCTGTCCGGGGTGATCCTGCTGCAGCGCTCCGAAGGCGGCGCGCTGGGCATGGGCGGCGGGCCGTCGGGCTTCATGACTGCGCGCGGCGCCGGCAACCTTCTGACCACCACCACTTGGTGGCTGGGCGGCCTGTTCGTGATCTGCGCCATCTCGCTGACCATCGTCGGCAACATGGAACGGGCCAACCGTTCGGTTGTGGACGCGGACGCCGTGGGCTCGATCGCTCTCGACAGCCAGCCCGCCACGGCTCCGACGACCGCTCCGGCCGAAACGGCGCCGGCCGCTCCGGCCGCGCCGTCGCTCGACGACCTGGAAGCCAGCCTGCCGACGGCTGGCTCCACCCCGGCGCCCGCGCCGGAGCAATAG
- the tpiA gene encoding triose-phosphate isomerase, protein MKQSVKMIVGNWKMNGVAADLAGAVAEMLADLQQNPASARVGLCPPATLIERMARIIDGGPIMVGGQDCRVEQKGAYTGGVSAEMLVDAGARAVILGHSERRQEFGEIDALVSQKVGAALRAGLTPIVCVGETLAQREAGQAVSVVRDQILGSLNDGLAGRDWALAYEPVWAIGTGLTPTLDQIAEIHAAARDAMIERLREGGRAAPILYGGSVNPGNARDILAVDEVGGALVGGASLKAADFLAIIRAA, encoded by the coding sequence ATGAAACAATCCGTGAAGATGATCGTCGGCAACTGGAAAATGAACGGCGTGGCCGCCGACCTGGCTGGCGCCGTCGCCGAAATGCTGGCCGACCTGCAGCAGAATCCAGCTTCGGCTCGCGTCGGCCTGTGCCCGCCCGCGACCCTGATCGAACGCATGGCCCGCATCATCGACGGGGGCCCAATCATGGTCGGAGGGCAGGACTGCCGGGTGGAGCAGAAGGGCGCCTACACCGGCGGAGTATCGGCAGAGATGCTGGTCGACGCAGGCGCCAGGGCTGTGATTCTGGGCCACTCCGAGCGCCGCCAAGAGTTCGGCGAGATCGACGCCCTGGTGTCGCAGAAGGTCGGCGCCGCCCTGCGTGCGGGCCTGACGCCCATCGTCTGCGTCGGCGAGACCCTGGCCCAGCGCGAGGCGGGCCAGGCGGTGTCGGTCGTGCGCGACCAGATTCTGGGTTCCCTGAACGACGGTCTGGCCGGTCGGGACTGGGCCCTGGCCTATGAGCCGGTCTGGGCCATCGGCACGGGTCTGACGCCGACGCTGGATCAGATCGCCGAGATCCATGCCGCCGCTCGCGACGCGATGATCGAGCGGTTGCGGGAGGGCGGTCGCGCCGCGCCGATCCTTTACGGCGGCTCCGTCAATCCGGGGAACGCCCGCGACATTCTCGCCGTGGATGAGGTCGGCGGCGCACTGGTGGGCGGGGCGTCGCTCAAGGCTGCGGACTTCCTGGCGATCATTCGCGCCGCCTGA
- a CDS encoding peptidyl-prolyl cis-trans isomerase, translating into MISVFRDFAKSKWAAGLFILLIISFAIVGGSQTDVFKSLGAQHVISAGDRSVDANQFRADFERIRTNAAEQEGRPLTTQDLVDANVHVRYLEAQTQRLGFMEWADRVGIRPDESLIIKRIREIPAFFNQVTGAFDQAQYEQALARQNVTPVQLEEEFRDTAVTEHFGSAVSAGLRSPRIYGALVAGRALELRDGRWFNVTQAMAGTAGAPTDAQLTAFMNENAAQLRRPEFRIVSVVLFNDAAGSTPPAIPEARIVERFNFRKDGLSTPERRTFTTLTVGDRAAADRIAAALRAGQSPTAVAQANRIQPAEYAAQPQSAVPDPAVGTAVFGLTTGQVSAPIQGRVGFTVAKLVSVTPGAPATLEGVRDAIVAELQEEDAKARVYGRVEAYEKARADGKPLADAVREVGARIVQLPPFTQDGRLPDGQPMNAPPQILQNAYALAKGAESDVVDAGQGQYFVLRLDDIRPAALPTLAEIREPLARQWVARENARRLTNKAEELAARVRGGEDIAAVARSAGAELTSQTGVQQNAAAQSAYGDGVLGGLFGQGRGQVFTGPASETAFVVGRVDAVRAPTAALAAPIGQQIRPRMVQELTQGAGEALVSAAARAVKAENDPARALEALGVTPSATGAATPGAPAAPAQ; encoded by the coding sequence ATGATTTCCGTGTTCCGTGACTTCGCCAAGTCCAAATGGGCCGCCGGCCTGTTCATCCTGCTGATCATCAGCTTCGCCATCGTCGGCGGCAGCCAGACCGACGTGTTCAAGAGCCTTGGGGCCCAACACGTGATTTCCGCCGGCGATCGCTCGGTGGACGCCAATCAGTTCCGCGCGGATTTCGAGCGCATCCGCACCAACGCGGCCGAACAGGAAGGGCGGCCGCTGACGACCCAGGACCTGGTCGACGCCAATGTCCACGTCCGCTACCTGGAGGCTCAGACCCAACGCCTCGGTTTCATGGAGTGGGCCGATCGCGTCGGCATCCGCCCGGACGAATCCCTGATCATCAAGCGCATCCGCGAGATTCCGGCCTTCTTCAATCAGGTCACGGGCGCCTTCGATCAGGCCCAGTACGAACAGGCGCTGGCGCGTCAGAACGTCACCCCGGTGCAGTTGGAAGAGGAGTTCCGCGACACCGCCGTGACCGAGCATTTCGGCAGCGCCGTCTCCGCCGGCCTGCGTTCGCCACGCATTTACGGCGCCCTGGTCGCTGGTCGCGCGCTGGAGCTGCGTGACGGTCGCTGGTTCAACGTGACCCAGGCCATGGCCGGCACTGCCGGCGCCCCGACGGACGCTCAGCTGACCGCCTTCATGAACGAGAACGCCGCCCAACTGCGTCGCCCCGAGTTCCGCATCGTCTCGGTCGTCCTGTTCAATGACGCAGCTGGCTCCACCCCGCCCGCAATCCCTGAGGCGCGCATCGTCGAACGCTTCAACTTCCGCAAGGATGGGCTGTCGACGCCGGAACGCCGCACCTTCACGACCCTGACGGTCGGCGATCGCGCCGCCGCCGACCGCATCGCCGCCGCCCTGCGCGCCGGACAGTCGCCGACCGCGGTGGCCCAGGCCAACCGCATCCAGCCCGCCGAATACGCCGCCCAGCCGCAAAGCGCCGTGCCGGACCCCGCCGTCGGAACCGCCGTCTTCGGCCTGACCACCGGCCAGGTCTCGGCCCCGATCCAGGGTCGCGTCGGCTTCACGGTCGCCAAGCTGGTGTCCGTCACCCCGGGGGCCCCCGCCACGCTGGAGGGCGTGCGTGACGCGATCGTCGCCGAGCTTCAGGAGGAGGACGCCAAGGCGCGCGTCTACGGCCGTGTCGAGGCCTACGAGAAGGCCCGCGCCGACGGCAAGCCGCTGGCCGACGCGGTCCGCGAGGTCGGCGCACGCATCGTACAACTGCCGCCCTTCACCCAGGACGGTCGCCTGCCCGACGGCCAGCCGATGAACGCTCCGCCGCAGATCCTGCAGAACGCCTATGCCCTGGCCAAGGGCGCAGAGTCCGACGTCGTCGACGCCGGCCAGGGCCAGTATTTCGTTCTGCGTCTGGACGACATCCGGCCGGCCGCCCTGCCGACGCTGGCCGAAATCCGCGAGCCCCTGGCCCGCCAGTGGGTCGCGCGCGAGAACGCCCGTCGTCTGACCAACAAGGCCGAGGAGCTGGCCGCCCGCGTGCGCGGCGGCGAGGACATCGCGGCCGTGGCCCGTTCGGCCGGCGCTGAGCTGACCAGCCAGACCGGCGTGCAACAGAACGCAGCGGCCCAAAGCGCATACGGCGACGGCGTCCTGGGAGGCCTGTTCGGTCAGGGTCGCGGTCAGGTCTTCACCGGCCCAGCGTCGGAAACCGCCTTCGTCGTCGGTCGCGTGGACGCCGTACGCGCCCCCACCGCCGCTCTGGCCGCACCGATCGGCCAGCAGATCCGTCCGCGCATGGTCCAGGAACTGACCCAGGGCGCAGGCGAGGCCCTGGTGTCCGCCGCCGCCCGCGCCGTGAAGGCCGAGAACGATCCCGCCCGAGCCCTCGAGGCCCTGGGGGTGACGCCGTCGGCCACCGGCGCCGCGACGCCCGGCGCCCCCGCCGCTCCGGCTCAATGA
- the trpE gene encoding anthranilate synthase component I: MSPDGAEPDRAEILAELTQGRPQVVVRRIVDDLETPVSAYLKVGWGRPHAFLLESVEGGALNGRYSFITLEPDVVWRCRDGVASVARGADVAAKRYTRHDGGALDSLRDLIHEMKFDMPEGLPKMGAGLFGVFGYDMVRLLEPLGPPNPDPLDLPDAVLTRPSVVAVFDSVKHEIFVMAPIWPGGDPARAVDAAEARLDDFEARLRRPLIARGAAEPTGPLDFHSPVDGPAYGDLVAAAKNYIAAGDIFQVVLSHRFRAPWTGDPFAFYRSLRRQNPSPYLYFLNFDDFQLAGSSPEILVRLKDGGVTIRPLAGTRGRGATPEADRALEAELLADPKERAEHLMLLDLGRNDVGRVAAPGTVKVTESFVVERYSQVMHIVSNVEGRAHPDIDAVDALLAALPAGTLSGAPKVRAMEIIDELETEKRGVGYGGGVGYISAGGEADICIVLRTAMFADGQVFVQAGAGVVADSDPAAEFAETEAKARAPMRAAADAWRFELGAPLNTAGEI; the protein is encoded by the coding sequence ATGAGCCCAGACGGCGCGGAGCCCGATCGCGCGGAGATCCTCGCGGAACTGACGCAGGGACGACCCCAGGTCGTCGTGCGCCGGATCGTCGACGACCTGGAGACGCCGGTCTCGGCCTATCTCAAAGTGGGTTGGGGCCGTCCCCACGCCTTCCTGCTGGAATCGGTCGAGGGCGGCGCGCTGAACGGCCGCTATTCCTTCATCACGCTCGAACCCGACGTGGTCTGGCGCTGCCGCGACGGCGTGGCCTCGGTCGCGCGTGGCGCCGACGTGGCCGCCAAACGGTACACCCGTCACGACGGTGGCGCGCTGGACAGCCTGCGCGACCTGATCCACGAGATGAAGTTCGACATGCCCGAGGGGCTACCCAAGATGGGCGCGGGCCTGTTCGGGGTGTTCGGCTACGACATGGTCCGGCTGCTGGAGCCGCTGGGCCCGCCCAATCCCGATCCACTGGATCTGCCCGACGCCGTCCTGACCCGTCCGTCGGTGGTGGCGGTGTTCGATTCGGTGAAGCACGAGATCTTCGTCATGGCCCCCATCTGGCCCGGCGGCGATCCGGCGAGGGCCGTCGATGCGGCCGAGGCCCGGCTGGACGATTTCGAGGCCCGGCTGCGTCGCCCGCTGATCGCGCGCGGGGCTGCCGAGCCGACCGGACCGCTCGACTTCCACTCGCCCGTGGATGGTCCCGCCTATGGCGATCTGGTCGCGGCGGCCAAGAACTACATCGCCGCCGGAGACATCTTCCAGGTGGTGCTGAGCCACCGGTTCCGCGCGCCTTGGACGGGCGATCCGTTCGCCTTCTACCGCTCGCTGCGGCGGCAGAACCCGTCGCCCTACCTCTATTTCCTCAACTTCGACGACTTCCAGCTGGCCGGCTCCAGCCCGGAGATCCTCGTCCGGCTGAAGGACGGCGGCGTCACTATCCGCCCGCTGGCCGGGACGCGAGGCCGTGGCGCGACGCCCGAGGCGGACAGGGCGCTGGAGGCCGAACTGCTGGCCGATCCCAAGGAGCGGGCCGAGCATCTGATGCTGCTGGATCTGGGCCGCAACGACGTGGGCCGGGTCGCTGCGCCGGGCACCGTCAAGGTGACCGAAAGCTTCGTCGTTGAACGCTACAGCCAGGTCATGCACATCGTCTCCAACGTCGAGGGCCGGGCCCATCCCGATATCGACGCGGTCGATGCCCTTCTGGCCGCCCTGCCCGCCGGCACGCTTTCGGGCGCGCCCAAGGTCCGGGCCATGGAGATCATCGACGAACTGGAGACCGAGAAGCGCGGCGTCGGCTACGGCGGAGGCGTCGGCTATATCTCGGCGGGCGGAGAGGCGGACATCTGCATCGTCCTGCGCACCGCCATGTTCGCCGACGGCCAGGTCTTCGTCCAGGCGGGCGCCGGCGTCGTCGCCGACAGTGATCCGGCCGCCGAGTTCGCCGAGACCGAGGCCAAGGCCCGCGCCCCCATGCGCGCCGCAGCGGATGCCTGGCGTTTCGAACTGGGCGCGCCGCTCAACACGGCGGGCGAAATCTAG
- a CDS encoding peptidoglycan-binding protein, whose product MRQTQDQIDAARVALSEPEVRQNVLGTLAAASLAACAAVLLAGVMILGPGVAIDDAPPVASTF is encoded by the coding sequence ATGCGCCAGACCCAGGACCAGATCGACGCCGCCCGTGTGGCTCTGAGCGAGCCGGAGGTCCGTCAGAACGTGCTCGGGACACTGGCCGCCGCGTCTCTGGCCGCCTGCGCCGCCGTTCTACTGGCGGGCGTGATGATCTTGGGGCCAGGGGTCGCGATCGACGATGCGCCGCCGGTCGCGTCGACCTTCTAG
- a CDS encoding aminodeoxychorismate/anthranilate synthase component II, with protein sequence MILVVDNYDSFTYNLVHYLAELGAQAHVVRNDDLTTEEAWALKPEAVLLSPGPCAPDQAGICLPLIDTAPLDMPILGVCLGHQAIGQAMGGHVIRAKALMHGKTSPILHEGIGMFAGLPSPFTATRYHSLAVQRETLPNTLQVTAWTEDGEIMGFQHHQRPIHGVQFHPESIATEHGHEMLASFLDQAGVKRLAMV encoded by the coding sequence ATGATCCTGGTCGTCGATAACTACGACAGCTTTACCTACAACCTCGTCCACTACCTCGCGGAGCTGGGCGCGCAGGCGCATGTCGTGAGAAACGACGACCTGACGACCGAGGAAGCCTGGGCCTTGAAGCCCGAAGCCGTCCTTCTGTCCCCCGGCCCCTGCGCCCCCGACCAGGCGGGCATCTGCCTGCCCCTGATCGACACCGCGCCGCTGGACATGCCGATCCTGGGCGTCTGTCTGGGCCATCAGGCGATCGGTCAGGCCATGGGCGGCCACGTCATCCGCGCCAAGGCCCTGATGCACGGCAAGACCTCGCCCATCCTGCACGAGGGCATTGGCATGTTCGCAGGCCTGCCTTCGCCCTTCACCGCGACCCGCTACCACTCACTGGCGGTCCAGCGTGAAACCCTGCCGAACACGCTTCAGGTCACGGCCTGGACCGAGGACGGCGAGATCATGGGCTTCCAGCACCATCAGCGACCGATCCACGGTGTTCAGTTCCACCCCGAGAGCATCGCCACCGAACACGGCCATGAAATGTTAGCAAGCTTCCTCGATCAGGCGGGCGTCAAGCGTCTGGCCATGGTCTGA
- the trpD gene encoding anthranilate phosphoribosyltransferase, with protein sequence MSDGGFKPLLAKLVDGRTLTSEEAGDFFAACLRGEPTPAQVAAAVTALRIRGETVDEIAAFAQAMRNAAVTLDHPYDVIDTCGTGGDGAHTFNISTAAALVLAGTGLKVAKHGNRAMSSKSGSSDVLGVLGVDLTAGLTQQRRALDEAGIAFLFAPAYHGAMRHVGPVRAEIGFRTVFNLLGPLSNPASAKRQVMGVYDPRLVEPLAEVLGRLGATRAWTVHGQGLDELTTTGPTEVAEWKDGVVRRFTVMPEDAGLPRADIEALRGGDADTNAAALAALLAGETGPYRNVVLLNAAAALVVADKAPDLKAGVALAAAAIDDGKAAQALADLARITSTPLPTEDPA encoded by the coding sequence GTGTCGGACGGTGGTTTCAAGCCGCTGCTGGCCAAGCTGGTCGACGGCCGGACCCTGACCTCGGAAGAGGCCGGCGACTTCTTCGCCGCCTGTCTTCGCGGCGAGCCCACGCCCGCCCAGGTCGCCGCCGCCGTCACCGCCCTGCGGATCCGCGGCGAGACGGTCGACGAGATCGCGGCCTTCGCTCAGGCGATGCGGAACGCCGCCGTGACCCTGGACCACCCCTACGATGTCATCGACACCTGCGGCACCGGCGGCGACGGAGCCCACACCTTCAACATCTCCACGGCCGCCGCGCTTGTGCTCGCCGGCACCGGCCTGAAGGTCGCCAAGCACGGCAACCGGGCTATGAGCTCCAAATCTGGGTCGTCCGACGTGCTCGGCGTCCTCGGCGTCGATTTGACCGCAGGCCTCACTCAGCAGCGTCGCGCGCTGGACGAGGCCGGCATCGCCTTCCTGTTCGCTCCCGCCTACCACGGGGCCATGCGCCACGTCGGTCCGGTCCGCGCTGAGATCGGTTTCCGTACGGTGTTCAACCTCTTGGGTCCGCTTTCGAACCCGGCGTCTGCGAAACGTCAGGTCATGGGCGTCTATGATCCGCGCCTGGTGGAGCCTCTGGCCGAGGTCCTGGGACGACTGGGAGCGACCCGCGCCTGGACTGTCCACGGCCAGGGTCTCGACGAACTGACCACGACCGGCCCAACCGAGGTCGCGGAATGGAAGGACGGCGTCGTCCGCCGCTTCACCGTCATGCCTGAGGACGCCGGCCTGCCCCGCGCCGACATAGAGGCCCTGCGCGGCGGCGATGCCGACACCAACGCCGCCGCCCTGGCAGCCCTGCTCGCCGGCGAGACCGGCCCCTACCGCAACGTGGTCCTGCTCAACGCCGCCGCCGCCCTGGTCGTCGCCGACAAGGCGCCGGACCTGAAGGCCGGCGTCGCCCTCGCCGCCGCCGCCATCGACGACGGCAAGGCCGCTCAGGCTCTGGCCGACCTCGCCCGCATCACCTCGACGCCCCTACCGACCGAAGACCCTGCATGA
- the trpC gene encoding indole-3-glycerol phosphate synthase TrpC, whose translation MIDVLERIAAYKREDVAARKAAQSQAEIESLAVIAGMPRGFRSALERRATAGRPALIAEIKKASPSKGLIREDFDPPALARAYEAGGAACLSVLTDGPSFQGADDYLVAARGAVALPCLRKDFLVDPWQVAESRALGADCILIILAMIDDALAGELLAEARRFGMDALIETHDEEEMARAAELGGDLVGINNRSLRTFEVDLGATARLAPLSPPGSLLIAESGIFSPADVAEVAAAGASAILVGESLMRQADVTAATQALLG comes from the coding sequence ATGATCGATGTTCTCGAACGCATCGCCGCCTACAAACGCGAGGACGTCGCCGCGCGGAAGGCCGCCCAGTCGCAGGCAGAGATCGAATCGCTGGCGGTGATCGCCGGCATGCCGCGCGGCTTCCGCTCGGCGCTTGAACGTCGGGCGACGGCCGGCCGCCCCGCCCTGATCGCCGAGATCAAGAAGGCCAGTCCTTCGAAAGGCCTGATCCGCGAAGACTTCGACCCGCCGGCCTTGGCCCGGGCCTATGAGGCGGGCGGCGCGGCCTGTCTGTCCGTCCTGACCGACGGCCCTAGCTTCCAGGGCGCCGACGACTATCTGGTCGCCGCCCGCGGCGCGGTCGCCCTGCCCTGCCTGAGGAAGGACTTCCTCGTCGATCCTTGGCAGGTGGCCGAAAGCCGGGCCCTGGGCGCCGACTGCATCCTGATCATCCTGGCGATGATCGACGACGCGCTGGCCGGCGAACTCCTGGCGGAGGCCCGCCGCTTCGGCATGGACGCCCTGATCGAGACCCACGACGAGGAGGAGATGGCACGCGCCGCCGAACTTGGCGGGGATCTGGTCGGTATCAACAATCGGTCGCTGCGGACGTTCGAGGTCGACCTGGGCGCCACCGCCCGCCTCGCCCCCCTGTCGCCACCCGGATCGCTGCTGATCGCCGAGAGCGGGATCTTCAGCCCTGCCGACGTCGCGGAGGTCGCCGCAGCGGGCGCCTCAGCCATTCTCGTCGGTGAAAGCCTGATGCGACAGGCGGATGTGACGGCGGCGACGCAGGCGCTGCTTGGCTAG
- the lexA gene encoding transcriptional repressor LexA yields the protein MLTRKQHELLMFIHERIKETGVSPSFDEMKEALDLASKSGIHRLITALEERGFIRRLAHRARALEVVKLPEQATTGPVRGRAGFTPAVIEGGGRLAPSAEPANDTRELTLVGKIAAGAPIAALQGDNGRYHVPETMLGAGEHYMLEIEGDSMIEAGILNGDLVVIKRVDTAASGEIVVALVEGEEATLKRLRKKGNSVALEPANRNYETRIFGPDQVEVQGKLVGLIRQYH from the coding sequence ATGCTGACGCGCAAGCAGCACGAGCTCCTGATGTTCATCCACGAACGGATCAAGGAGACTGGCGTCTCCCCCTCGTTCGACGAGATGAAGGAGGCGCTGGATCTGGCGTCCAAATCGGGCATCCACCGGCTTATCACGGCGCTGGAGGAACGCGGCTTCATCCGTCGTCTCGCCCATCGCGCTCGCGCGCTGGAGGTGGTGAAGCTGCCGGAACAGGCCACGACGGGTCCCGTGCGCGGCCGCGCCGGCTTTACGCCCGCCGTCATCGAGGGCGGCGGACGCCTTGCCCCTTCGGCCGAGCCCGCCAACGACACGCGCGAGCTGACCCTGGTCGGCAAGATCGCCGCTGGCGCGCCCATCGCGGCCCTTCAGGGCGACAACGGCCGCTATCACGTGCCCGAGACCATGCTGGGCGCCGGCGAGCACTACATGCTGGAGATCGAGGGCGACTCGATGATCGAAGCGGGCATCCTCAATGGCGACCTGGTGGTCATCAAACGCGTCGATACCGCCGCTTCGGGCGAGATCGTCGTGGCCCTGGTGGAAGGCGAGGAAGCGACCCTCAAACGCCTGCGCAAGAAGGGGAACTCCGTCGCCCTTGAGCCCGCCAACCGCAACTACGAAACTCGCATCTTCGGCCCCGATCAGGTCGAGGTTCAGGGCAAGCTGGTCGGCCTCATCCGCCAGTATCATTGA
- a CDS encoding ComEC/Rec2 family competence protein: MGEGSKRAALIPPDAAKPSLSVRVRGWVWSEVLAQSMRWRLWAPVAFGGGAAIYFALRSEPPMWPLALAAIVATALWVGARVVGRGRAVTLPLMLVACLFLGLAGAKVRTERVAAPIAAAMAEPTVVEGWVVDVDSPGDRGHRIVLAPVRIRGLEPEATPIRLRATVRGEPPRPGEAIRLFAILNPPPPPASPGAYDFGRNAYFQGLGGTAFALGETRSAYLAPPPWRLHLAMALNGARFALAQRIVDRLGERTGGVAAAMTTGHETWIAKDDLEAMRDSGLAHILSISGLHMAIVGGFAFFLVRLLVAAWPWLALRVSGKKVAAIVGLVAVWSYLVLSGAPAPAERAAITASIAFASILLDRPAVTMHALAVAAMVVLILQPEAIVTPGFQMSFAATAALVALSEAWPPRTRELSVPWPIAAVQSAGHWVTVAVTASLVAGAATGPFAIQHFNRAAMYGLVANLTTSPIADFLMMPALAFGALLEPLGLGGPFLWVAGKGVDLMLVIGHWTAGLPGAVKTIASAPDYVLPIAFLGVLFVCLWQGRLRWLGLPLACAVLIWPRAPTPDVWIGDGGTNAAFSVAGDAVVVRPRVREFAADLWSRRRGLKLEPRPEAGWVCARSSCAPMSSASGPVALWWGKRAPDAEALAALCQSAPLVSVRAVVEALPAVCNGKLVLDGVDYARGGSVELWRTDQGWRAVWAADVRGDRPWSRVGDPDAADADVNDTGG; this comes from the coding sequence ATGGGAGAGGGGTCCAAACGGGCCGCCCTTATACCCCCCGACGCGGCAAAGCCCAGCCTGTCGGTGCGCGTTCGTGGCTGGGTGTGGAGCGAGGTGCTGGCCCAGTCGATGCGCTGGCGCCTGTGGGCGCCGGTGGCGTTCGGCGGCGGGGCGGCGATCTATTTCGCTCTGAGGTCGGAGCCGCCCATGTGGCCCCTGGCGTTGGCGGCGATTGTGGCGACCGCCCTGTGGGTAGGAGCCCGGGTCGTGGGGCGCGGACGGGCCGTGACCCTGCCGCTGATGCTGGTCGCCTGCCTGTTCCTGGGGCTGGCGGGGGCGAAGGTGAGGACGGAGCGGGTGGCGGCGCCGATCGCCGCTGCAATGGCTGAGCCCACCGTGGTCGAGGGCTGGGTCGTGGATGTCGACAGTCCGGGTGATCGGGGTCATCGGATCGTCCTCGCGCCGGTTCGTATCCGGGGGCTGGAGCCCGAGGCGACGCCCATCCGGCTCAGGGCCACAGTGCGGGGCGAGCCGCCGAGGCCGGGGGAGGCGATCCGGCTGTTCGCCATCCTCAATCCGCCTCCGCCCCCGGCCAGCCCGGGGGCCTACGACTTCGGCCGCAACGCTTATTTTCAAGGGTTGGGCGGGACGGCGTTCGCGCTCGGCGAGACCCGTTCTGCGTATCTCGCGCCGCCGCCCTGGCGGTTGCATTTGGCCATGGCACTGAATGGCGCGCGGTTTGCCCTGGCGCAGCGGATCGTGGACCGGCTCGGCGAGCGGACCGGCGGCGTCGCGGCCGCCATGACGACGGGCCATGAGACCTGGATCGCGAAGGACGATCTCGAGGCGATGCGGGATTCGGGACTGGCGCACATCCTGTCGATCTCGGGCCTGCACATGGCCATCGTCGGCGGGTTCGCCTTCTTCCTGGTGCGACTGCTGGTGGCGGCATGGCCGTGGCTGGCGCTCAGGGTGTCGGGCAAGAAGGTCGCGGCGATCGTTGGACTGGTCGCGGTGTGGAGCTATCTGGTGCTGTCGGGCGCGCCCGCGCCGGCGGAGCGGGCGGCGATCACGGCGTCGATCGCCTTCGCCTCGATCCTTCTGGACCGACCGGCGGTCACGATGCACGCCTTGGCGGTGGCGGCCATGGTGGTGCTGATCCTGCAGCCCGAGGCCATCGTCACGCCGGGATTCCAGATGTCGTTCGCGGCGACGGCCGCGCTGGTCGCTTTGTCGGAGGCGTGGCCGCCCCGGACGCGGGAGTTGTCGGTCCCATGGCCCATTGCGGCGGTGCAGTCGGCGGGTCACTGGGTGACGGTGGCGGTGACCGCCAGCCTGGTCGCGGGCGCGGCGACGGGGCCGTTTGCGATTCAGCATTTCAACCGGGCGGCCATGTACGGGCTGGTCGCGAACCTGACGACCTCGCCCATCGCGGATTTCCTGATGATGCCGGCGCTGGCATTCGGGGCTCTGCTGGAGCCTCTGGGGCTGGGCGGGCCCTTCCTGTGGGTGGCGGGCAAGGGCGTCGATCTGATGCTGGTCATCGGCCACTGGACGGCGGGCCTGCCGGGCGCGGTGAAGACCATCGCCAGCGCGCCGGACTATGTACTGCCCATCGCGTTTCTCGGCGTGCTGTTCGTCTGTCTTTGGCAGGGGCGGCTGCGGTGGCTGGGGCTGCCGCTCGCCTGCGCCGTACTGATCTGGCCCAGAGCGCCGACTCCAGACGTTTGGATCGGCGACGGCGGGACCAATGCAGCCTTCAGCGTCGCGGGCGACGCGGTCGTCGTGCGGCCGAGGGTCCGGGAGTTCGCGGCAGACCTGTGGTCGAGACGGCGAGGGCTGAAGCTGGAGCCCAGGCCGGAGGCAGGGTGGGTCTGCGCGCGATCGAGCTGCGCACCGATGAGTTCGGCGTCAGGCCCGGTGGCATTGTGGTGGGGCAAGCGGGCGCCGGATGCTGAGGCTCTGGCGGCGCTGTGCCAGTCCGCCCCGCTGGTGAGCGTCCGGGCCGTCGTTGAGGCGCTGCCCGCGGTCTGCAACGGCAAGCTCGTGCTGGATGGTGTCGACTATGCCCGAGGCGGCTCTGTCGAGTTGTGGCGCACCGACCAAGGGTGGCGCGCCGTTTGGGCCGCCGACGTGCGCGGCGACCGACCGTGGAGCCGCGTCGGCGATCCCGATGCGGCGGACGCCGACGTCAATGATACTGGCGGATGA